One segment of Salvelinus alpinus chromosome 1, SLU_Salpinus.1, whole genome shotgun sequence DNA contains the following:
- the LOC139579987 gene encoding proton channel OTOP2-like, giving the protein MRNIIHLTFGFFSCESSKMTSEAEMAVEEGYISPPPTLPSTRCSIHLGVQAGSMRRGSDILSTSRGTVRERGRNRSWLLSSIITVNVLILGIALVSGSVFNNVKINAINLQIFLIVLLILTTAWMLYYTIYTSRENHAVLYKDSHAGPVWLRGGLVLFGLCSLIMDVFKIANYVGYLHCDSAVKIVFPVLQAVFILVQTYFLWLHAKDCVQLQRNITRCGLMLTLSTNLMLWMAAVTEESLHQTVVPPEDGNSTLSYDIRAPGGYSSCNCSHSSCAVLEKAYYYLYPFNIEYSLFASAMAYVMWKNVGRLVDEHNHHSLHFRLKDVLVGPAVGLVMLGAGLGTFVIYEVDVEKGDPGKRDTVLMIHYVMNTVAVTLMSVSTVAGCAIYRLDQRDHVSGKNPTRSLDVGLLIGASIGQFTICYFTIVAVVATGAEGHLNALNLAVSLLTVIQLCLQNIFIIEGLHREPFHEDMHQASVFTNPYVLQAQAHRDIHNLPGTFMETKMSPALTVHSMHVAPSAPSGSPLPQRHRLTWKRRALKEICAFLLLCNILLWIMPAFGARPQFDNTIGAEFYEFTMWAAVVNIGLPFGIFYRMHSVASLFEVFLTS; this is encoded by the exons ATGAGAAACATCATTCACTTGACCTTTGGCTTCTTTTCATGTGAATCCAGCAAGATGACATCTGAAGCTGAGATGGCGGTTGAGGAGGGCTACATATCCCCCCCGcccaccctcccctccacccGGTGTTCCATCCACTTGGGAGTCCAGGCGGGGAGTATGAGGAGGGGGAGCGACATCCTCTCGACCAGCAGGGGCACGGTGAGGGAGAGGGGCCGTAACCGCAGCTGGCTACTCTCTAGCATCATCACGGTCAACGTCCTGATCCTAGGTATTGCTCTGGTCAGTGGCAGTGTCTTCAACAACGTCAAGATCAACGCCATCAATCTGCAGATCTTCCTCATCGTCCTCCTCATCCTCACCACTGCCTGGATGCTGTACTACACCATCTACACATCCAGGGAAAATCACGCCGTGCTCTACAAGGATAGCCATGCCGGGCCTGTGTGGCTCAGGG GTGGACTGGTGCTGTTTGGCTTATGCAGTCTGATTATGGACGTGTTTAAGATTGCTAACTACGTAGGCTACCTGCACTGTGACTCTGCTGTGAAGATAGTGTTCCCTGTCCTACAAGCTGTGTTCATACTTGTCCAG ACATACTTCCTCTGGCTCCACGCTAAAGACTGTGTACAGCTACAACGGAACATAACTCG CTGTGGGCTGATGTTGACTCTGTCTACCAATCTGATGTTGTGGATGGCAGCAGTCACAGAGGAGTCCCTACACCAGACTGTTGTTCCACCAGAGGACGGCAACAGCACACTTTCCTATGACATCAGAG CCCCTGGCGGATACAGCAGCTGTAACTGCAGCCACTCTTCCTGTGCCGTCTTAGAGAAGGCCTATTACTACCTGTACCCCTTCAACATCGAGTACAGCCTGTTTGCCTCGGCCATGGCCTACGTCATGTGGAAGAACGTGGGCCGCCTGGTAGATGAGCACAACCACCACTCGCTCCATTTCCGCTTGAAGGACGTGCTGGTGGGGCCTGCGGTCGGGCTGGTCATGCTGGGGGCGGGCCTGGGAACCTTCGTCATCTACGAGGTGGACGTGGAGAAAGGGGACCCGGGGAAACGTGACACGGTGCTGATGATACACTACGTGATGAACACGGTGGCTGTGACGCTCATGTCCGTCTCGACCGTGGCTGGTTGCGCCATCTACCGGCTGGACCAGAGGGACCACGTGTCGGGGAAGAACCCCACACGGAGCCTGGATGTAGGCTTGCTGATCGGCGCCTCAATCGGACAGTTCACCATCTGTTATTTCACCATCGTGGCTGTGGTGGCAACGGGGGCCGAGGGCCACCTCAACGCTCTCAACCTGGCTGTCTCCCTGCTCACTGTGATCCAGCTCTGCCTGCAGAACATCTTCATCATCGAGGGCCTGCATCGCGAGCCCTTCCACGAAGACATGCACCAGGCCTCTGTATTCACAAACCCATACGTCCTTCAAGCCCAAGCCCATAGAGACATACACAACCTACCAGGGACATTCATGGAGACCAAGATGTCCCCGGCCCTCACAGTTCACAGTATGCATGTTGCTCCTTCTGCTCCTTCTGGTTCCCCCCTGCCTCAACGCCATAGGCTGACCTGGAAGAGGAGGGCCCTGAAGGAGATCTGTGCATTTCTGCTGCTCTGCAACATCCTT CTCTGGATCATGCCGGCGTTTGGCGCCCGCCCTCAGTTTGACAACACGATTGGAGCAGAGTTTTACGAGTTCACCATGTGGGCGGCTGTTGTGAATATCGGACTCCCCTTCGGAATCTTTTACCGTATGCACTCAGTCGCCAGCCTCTTTGAGGTCTTCCTAACCTCCTAA